The Impatiens glandulifera chromosome 3, dImpGla2.1, whole genome shotgun sequence genome contains a region encoding:
- the LOC124931586 gene encoding GABA transporter 1-like, protein MAASNHSSASVGEVEDSNGGEASKGTWKHAAFHVATTIATPAAYAPLPFAVASLGWPLGVSSLICATLATWYSSLLIASLWRWNGKKQTTYRDLAGSIYGRKGYWAIAFFQQIASLGNNIAIQIAAGSSLKAVYKHYNNEGGLTLQHFIVLFGVFELCLSQLPDIHSLRWVNALCTFSTIGFAGTTIGVTIYNGKIMNRNSISYSLEGSSSFKMFKAFNALGAIAFSFGDAMLPEIQSTVKEPTRRNTYKGVSAAYSIIVCTYWQLAFLGYWAFGSQVQTYIVASLTTPMWTIVMANLFAVIQIAGCYQIYCRPTYAYIEEMIQSSKTTTHFPHQDRLIRFIFTSIYMAIITLIAAATPFFGDFVSICGAIGFTPLDFVFPVLAYLKAGRKPRNLKLQQSVKFLNMGIAAWFSIVAVLGCIGAVKFIIDDVKTYRFFHDM, encoded by the exons ATGGCGGCTTCAAACCATTCCTCTGCTTCAGTTGGAGAAGTAGAAGATTCTAATGGCGGAGAAGCAAGCAAAGGCACATGGAAGCACGCCGCCTTCCATGTTGCCACCACCATCGCAACTCCAGCAGCTTACGCTCCCCTCCCGTTCGCCGTCGCTTCTCTCGGTTGGCCCCTTG GGGTAAGCAGCTTGATTTGTGCCACATTAGCTACATGGTACTCTAGTCTTTTAATCGCATCACTATGGAGATGGAATGGAAAGAAGCAGACGACATATCGAGACCTTGCAGGCAGCATCTATG GTCGTAAAGGTTACTGGGCAATTGCGTTTTTCCAGCAGATAGCTTCACTGGGTAACAATATCGCCATTCAAATTGCTGCTGGAAGTAGCCTTAAG GCTGTGTACAAACACTATAACAATGAGGGAGGCTTAACATTACAGCATTTCATCGTTCTGTTTGGAGTCTTTGAATTGTGTCTCTCCCAGCTTCCAGATATTCATTCattgagatgggtaaatgcttTATGCACTTTCAGCACCATAGGATTTGCTGGTACTACTATAGGGGTTACAATATATAATG GAAAGATTATGAACAGAAATTCAATAAGTTATAGTTTGGAAGGAAGTTCctcatttaaaatgtttaaagcCTTCAATGCTCTTGGGGCAATTGCCTTTTCTTTTGGAGATGCAATGCTTCCAGAAATACAG AGTACCGTGAAGGAACCTACTAGAAGGAACACATACAAAGGAGTGTCGGCTGCTTATAGTATCATTGTTTGCACATACTGGCAACTTGCGTTTCTAGGCTACTGGGCGTTTGGTTCACAGGTTCAGACTTATATCGTTGCGTCTCTTACCACTCCCATGTGGACTATTGTTATGGCTAATCTTTTTGCAGTCATCCAAATTGCAGGATGCTACCAG ATATATTGCAGGCCAACCTATGCCTATATTGAGGAAATGATTCAATCCTCAAAAACAACTACCCATTTTCCACACCAAGATCGTCTAATCCGCTTTATTTTCACCTCGATTTACATGGCTATCATAACACTCATTGCAGCAGCTACGCCTTTTTTCGGAGATTTTGTTTCCATATGTGGAGCCATTGGTTTTACTCCGCTGGACTTTGTTTTCCCAGTCCTGGCTTATCTAAAAGCAGGAAGAAAGCCTCGAAACCTAAAGCTTCAACAATCGGTCAAGTTCCTTAATATGGGAATTGCAGCTTGGTTCTCCATTGTTGCAGTGTTAGGTTGCATTGGTGCTGTCAAATTCATCATAGATGATGTCAAAACTTATAGATTTTTCCACGACATGtaa
- the LOC124932416 gene encoding transcription factor MTB3 yields the protein MSDKFGLNEDDKRLARTVLGMEGFEYLAASASSNLLLEFASPAAGDLGVQPRLGKIVEGSPWTYAIFWQVSRSKSGNSALIWGDGICRDSSSSNGGGEIGDLNHRRRQVLQKLQICFGGGGGGRQDNNNNNRSVLGFDSVSDLQMFYLISMYYCFPFDKPSIPSQSFNTGRPIWVSDLKGCLEHYQTRSFLAKMAQFQTVAFVPVKSGVVELGCSMRSFPEDQSIIQLVKSQFKAYHAAQGKASPRIFGQDLTLGKSILPTTISFSPKVEDDSVFSPEIGTGVVDHGQDELSSSLLHPDDRKPRKRGRKPANGRDEPLNHVEAERQRREKLNQRFYALRAVVPNISKMDKASLLGDAITHITDLQKKIMNLETGKQSNNGGVGVGPEIDFQAREEDAVVRVNCALDSHPASRVIRVFREHQVAANDSDVSVTENGEVVHTFTIRAPSGLAESLKEKITDALS from the coding sequence ATGAGTGATAAGTTTGGTTTGAACGAGGATGACAAGAGATTGGCAAGAACTGTTCTTGGGATGGAGGGTTTCGAGTATTTAGCTGCTTCAGCTTCATCTAATCTTTTGTTAGAGTTTGCATCCCCTGCCGCCGGAGATTTAGGTGTTCAGCCTAGGCTTGGTAAGATTGTTGAAGGATCTCCTTGGACTTACGCCATTTTCTGGCAAGTTTCAAGGTCGAAATCTGGCAATTCCGCGTTGATTTGGGGAGATGGGATTTGTAGAGATTCTTCGTCGTCCAACGGAGGAGGTGAAATTGGAGATCTGAATCATCGAAGGAGACAGGTTCTTCAGAAGTTACAGATTTGCTTTGGAGGTGGAGGGGGAGGAAgacaagataataataataataatagatctGTACTGGGTTTTGATTCTGTTTCGGATTTGCAGATGTTCTATTTGATTTCCATGTATTATTGTTTTCCATTCGACAAACCATCGATTCCTTCTCAATCGTTTAATACTGGTCGACCCATTTGGGTTTCTGATCTTAAGGGTTGTTTAGAACATTATCAAACCAGATCATTCTTAGCCAAGATGGCCCAGTTTCAGACCGTGGCTTTCGTTCCTGTCAAATCGGGTGTCGTTGAATTGGGTTGTTCGATGAGATCATTTCCAGAAGATCAGAGTATCATTCAATTGGTTAAATCTCAATTCAAAGCTTATCACGCCGCACAAGGAAAAGCTTCACCGAGGATATTCGGACAAGATCTCACCCTTGGGAAATCAATACTTCCGACCACGATCAGCTTTTCGCCTAAGGTAGAAGACGACTCTGTTTTCTCGCCGGAGATCGGTACCGGGGTAGTAGATCACGGGCAGGACGAGTTATCGTCGTCTTTACTCCATCCAGACGATAGGAAGCCAAGGAAAAGAGGAAGGAAACCTGCAAACGGAAGAGATGAACCGCTGAATCACGTTGAAGCAGAGAGACAGAGGAGAGAAAAGCTTAATCAGAGATTCTATGCTTTGAGAGCTGTTGTTCCGAATATTTCGAAAATGGATAAAGCTTCTTTGTTGGGTGATGCAATTACCCATATAACAGATCTGCAGAAGAAGATAATGAATCTGGAAACAGGTAAACAGAGCAACAATGGTGGTGTTGGTGTTGGTCCTGAAATTGATTTTCAAGCTAGGGAAGAAGATGCAGTTGTGAGAGTGAATTGTGCTTTGGATTCTCATCCTGCTTCAAGGGTGATTAGGGTTTTTAGAGAACATCAAGTGGCGGCGAATGATTCTGATGTTTCTGTGACGGAGAATGGTGAGGTTGTTCATACGTTTACTATACGTGCTCCTTCTGGTTTAGCTGAAAGCTTGAAGGAGAAGATCACTGATGCTCTTTCTtga